In the genome of Labeo rohita strain BAU-BD-2019 chromosome 24, IGBB_LRoh.1.0, whole genome shotgun sequence, one region contains:
- the si:ch211-230g15.5 gene encoding polyhomeotic-like protein 3 isoform X1, translating into MDKEPQTKAEPAKSTVNTTTTTAVNPSLQANGAPKTPPALTTVTTFHNQPTPTNRKVVQVNLSGDRLAPSFSPSERVSQASSSQQSPKTVSLPNTPGSTPLVRGSLNPSAARKISPQALLLGKSPSTSQAQMLLRAQMLILTSAVRPDVPALSSSSSSSYSSSSSSSSSTPSSSSPRFPSTQLQSLTLRPPPPGTLTIPPNLPLKPTTSSQPPPLSCPRLPTFHLRPSQPANAPGKDGATKTESPTSQTAQTKTPVRHLTVPPPSLYAPAQAHALAKQKLNSSGLKRPHNQISIPQHPFNQRHTPPNSPPATPKKPLPELKRCPSTQSSQSVSAQSASVPITVPSPARAHLTPPTLTLPLRSSSPGGSLLATKQLLRIALSSASAQCTNGQSKTATVSPPHDLIQSKPLVSPVLAKPECPAQPLRTPNPCPQLVQLSPSRQTTAATPIITTPPLASPQRASPPSPVLPLVSTSSILAPLQSLLTSQSPTQTAETAKEPKDRKEEQKEGDVPEQTPQDLKCPAPQEKITQAVTVDQPSSETLEKVLDKMTVCTEDSRTDSQMKTSQKNETLSSSVTPWPAEKDDQCEETSIQSDNHSAISSLSSDMSPIQSSITQPLDMSPVDNCFPPKFHPVLERPLVQPPTVSQMKTTEAQQPSGAPKPLVLTHLVEGFIIQEGLEPFPVSRSSLMVGPAREPGVNGAREAELIPSSSEPPEDSTDSDDVVTNNGVGRSHKLVLQCQFCKRKGTAQTFPRSKRFCSKSCAKRFSYTKRFRALRRCVSEGGHRSELNGAEENFHQAKHGTTEQWRILQQPPHEGEDGTAAPMKTRLRRHTEQEREREIRVRQTVEETRSAPTSPIDPVSPIDVSPYPKPSQWSVDQVSSFISNLPGCQDIAESFRAQEIDGQALLLLTEDHLMSAMNVKLGPALKICARINSLKEGGR; encoded by the exons ATGGACAAGGAGCCCCAAACGAAAGCAGAACCTGCAAAGAGCACAGTCAACACCACGACCACCACAGCGGTGAATCCTTCCCTTCAGGCCAATGGCGCCCCGAAAACTCCTCCTGCGCTCACAACTGTAACCACCTTCCACAATCAACCCACCCCTACAAACAGAAAAGTGGTGCAG GTTAATTTGTCTGGTGACCGACTGGCACCTTCTTTTTCACCAAGTGAGAGAGTCAGCCAAGCTTCATCGTCGCAGCAGAGCCCAAAAACG GTTTCTCTGCCCAACACTCCTGGGTCAACGCCCCTCGTGAGAGGAAGTCTAAATCCGAGCGCCGCTCGTAAAATCTCTCCTCAAGCGCTGCTTCTGGGGAAGAGCCCGAGTACAAGTCAGGCTCAGATGCTTCTGAGGGCCCAGATG TTGATTCTAACGTCTGCTGTGCGGCCTGATGTACCTgccctctcctcctcctcctcttcctcctactcctcctcatcctcctcctcctcctccaccccTTCCTCTTCCTCACCTCGATTTCCCTCCACACAG CTCCAGAGTCTGACTCTCCGTCCACCTCCACCTGGCACCCTTACCATCCCTCCGAACTTACCGCTAAAACCCACAACGTCAAGCCAGCCCCCTCCGCTTTCATGCCCAAGATTGCCAACCTTCCATCTGAGACCCAGCCAGCCAGCAAATGCTCCAGGGAAAGATGGAGCTACGAAGACAGAAAGCCCAACTTCTCAAACAGCTCAAACAAAAACACCCGTTCGGCATCTTACGGTTCCACCTCCAT CCCTGTATGCACCTGCACAGGCCCATGCCTTAGCGAAGCAAAAGCTGAACAGCAGCGGTCTCAAGAGGCCCCACAACCAGATCAGCATCCCACAGCACCCCTTCAATCAGAGGCATACGCCCCCCAACTCTCCCCCTGCCACACCAAAGAAGCCTCTTCCAGAGTTAAAGCGCTGCCCGTCCACCCAGTCATCCCAAAGCGTGTCAGCGCAGAGCGCTTCAGTGCCCATCACCGTTCCATCCCCCGCGAGGGCTCACCTCACACCCCCTACCCTGACTTTGCCCTTGAGGTCTTCCTCACCCGGTGGATCCTTACTGGCTACAAAACAGCTGTTGAGGATTGCATTGTCCTCTGCATCTGCCCAGTGCACCAACGGCCAATCAAAGACAGCCACTGTGTCCCCGCCCCACGATCTCATCCAATCGAAGCCGCTCGTCTCGCCTGTGCTCGCTAAACCAGAGTGCCCCGCCCAGCCGTTACGGACTCCAAACCCATGCCCGCAGCTGGTGCAGTTGTCGCCCTCCAGACAAACCACAGCAGCCACACCTATCATCACCACCCCACCGCTGGCATCTCCTCAAAGGGCGTCACCTCCGTCTCCAGTGCTGCCCCTGGTGTCCACTAGCAGCATTCTCGCACCCCTGCAATCTCTTTTGACCTCACAGAGTCCAACACAAACGGCCGAGACGGCGAAAGAGCCGAAGGATAGAAAGGAAGAGCAGAAGGAGGGAGATGTACCAGAACAGACTCCTCAAGATCTGAAATGTCCAGCACCCCAAGAGAAAATCACCCAGGCTGTCACCGTAGATCAGCCGTCAAGTGAAACTTTGGAGAAG GTCTTGGACAAGATGACAGTCTGCACAGAGGATTCGAGGACTGACAGCCAGATGAAGACGTCACAGAAAAACGAAACCCTCTCGTCCTCAGTCACACCATGGCCAGCTGAGAAAGATGACCAGTGTGAAGAAACATCCATCCAGTCCGACAATCACTCAG CAATTTCCAGCCTGTCTTCTGACATGTCACCCATCCAGTCCTCCATTACTCAGCCGTTAGATATGTCCCCTGTGGACAACTGTTTTCCTCCAAAGTTTCATCCTGTGCTTGAGAGGCCACTGGTTCAGCCTCCCACCGTCAGTCAAATGAAGACCACAGAGGCTCAACAACCATCAGGAGCACCCAAACCTTTGGTTCTGACACACCTGGTGGAAGGATTTATCATACAGGAAGGACTGGAGCCATTCCCG GTGAGCAGGTCGTCTCTGATGGTGGGTCCCGCCCGGGAGCCGGGGGTAAATGGGGCGAGGGAAGCAGAACTCATCCCTTCCAGTTCAGAGCCTCCAGAGGACTCCACAGACTCAGATGACGTGGTTACAAACA ATGGTGTCGGACGGTCCCACAAGCTTGTTCTGCAGTGCCAGTTTTGCAAGAGGAAAGGCACCGCCCAAACATTCCCACGCTCCAAACGCTTCTGCTCCAAGTCCTGTGCCAAGAG GTTCAGTTACACCAAACGTTTCCGTGCGCTCAGGCGCTGTGTGAGTGAGGGGGGCCATCGATCTGAGCTCAATGGTGCCGAAGAAAATTTCCACCAG GCCAAACATGGGACCACAGAGCAGTGGAGAATCCTTCAACAGCCACCACATGAGGGGGAAGATGGGACGGCCGCTCCGATGAAAACCAGGCTCCGCAGACACACGGAACAGGAACGGGAGCGAGAGATTAGAGTCAGGCAAACGGTGGAGGAGACGAGAAGTGCCCCCACTTCACCCATAGATCCTGTGTCTCCCATTGATGTCTCCCCCTATCCCAAACCATCTCAGTGGTCGGTGGATCAAGTGTCAAGCTTTATATCCAATTTACCAG
- the si:ch211-230g15.5 gene encoding polyhomeotic-like protein 3 isoform X2 — MDKEPQTKAEPAKSTVNTTTTTAVNPSLQANGAPKTPPALTTVTTFHNQPTPTNRKVVQVNLSGDRLAPSFSPSERVSQASSSQQSPKTVSLPNTPGSTPLVRGSLNPSAARKISPQALLLGKSPSTSQAQMLLRAQMLQSLTLRPPPPGTLTIPPNLPLKPTTSSQPPPLSCPRLPTFHLRPSQPANAPGKDGATKTESPTSQTAQTKTPVRHLTVPPPSLYAPAQAHALAKQKLNSSGLKRPHNQISIPQHPFNQRHTPPNSPPATPKKPLPELKRCPSTQSSQSVSAQSASVPITVPSPARAHLTPPTLTLPLRSSSPGGSLLATKQLLRIALSSASAQCTNGQSKTATVSPPHDLIQSKPLVSPVLAKPECPAQPLRTPNPCPQLVQLSPSRQTTAATPIITTPPLASPQRASPPSPVLPLVSTSSILAPLQSLLTSQSPTQTAETAKEPKDRKEEQKEGDVPEQTPQDLKCPAPQEKITQAVTVDQPSSETLEKVLDKMTVCTEDSRTDSQMKTSQKNETLSSSVTPWPAEKDDQCEETSIQSDNHSAISSLSSDMSPIQSSITQPLDMSPVDNCFPPKFHPVLERPLVQPPTVSQMKTTEAQQPSGAPKPLVLTHLVEGFIIQEGLEPFPVSRSSLMVGPAREPGVNGAREAELIPSSSEPPEDSTDSDDVVTNNGVGRSHKLVLQCQFCKRKGTAQTFPRSKRFCSKSCAKRFSYTKRFRALRRCVSEGGHRSELNGAEENFHQAKHGTTEQWRILQQPPHEGEDGTAAPMKTRLRRHTEQEREREIRVRQTVEETRSAPTSPIDPVSPIDVSPYPKPSQWSVDQVSSFISNLPGCQDIAESFRAQEIDGQALLLLTEDHLMSAMNVKLGPALKICARINSLKEGGR, encoded by the exons ATGGACAAGGAGCCCCAAACGAAAGCAGAACCTGCAAAGAGCACAGTCAACACCACGACCACCACAGCGGTGAATCCTTCCCTTCAGGCCAATGGCGCCCCGAAAACTCCTCCTGCGCTCACAACTGTAACCACCTTCCACAATCAACCCACCCCTACAAACAGAAAAGTGGTGCAG GTTAATTTGTCTGGTGACCGACTGGCACCTTCTTTTTCACCAAGTGAGAGAGTCAGCCAAGCTTCATCGTCGCAGCAGAGCCCAAAAACG GTTTCTCTGCCCAACACTCCTGGGTCAACGCCCCTCGTGAGAGGAAGTCTAAATCCGAGCGCCGCTCGTAAAATCTCTCCTCAAGCGCTGCTTCTGGGGAAGAGCCCGAGTACAAGTCAGGCTCAGATGCTTCTGAGGGCCCAGATG CTCCAGAGTCTGACTCTCCGTCCACCTCCACCTGGCACCCTTACCATCCCTCCGAACTTACCGCTAAAACCCACAACGTCAAGCCAGCCCCCTCCGCTTTCATGCCCAAGATTGCCAACCTTCCATCTGAGACCCAGCCAGCCAGCAAATGCTCCAGGGAAAGATGGAGCTACGAAGACAGAAAGCCCAACTTCTCAAACAGCTCAAACAAAAACACCCGTTCGGCATCTTACGGTTCCACCTCCAT CCCTGTATGCACCTGCACAGGCCCATGCCTTAGCGAAGCAAAAGCTGAACAGCAGCGGTCTCAAGAGGCCCCACAACCAGATCAGCATCCCACAGCACCCCTTCAATCAGAGGCATACGCCCCCCAACTCTCCCCCTGCCACACCAAAGAAGCCTCTTCCAGAGTTAAAGCGCTGCCCGTCCACCCAGTCATCCCAAAGCGTGTCAGCGCAGAGCGCTTCAGTGCCCATCACCGTTCCATCCCCCGCGAGGGCTCACCTCACACCCCCTACCCTGACTTTGCCCTTGAGGTCTTCCTCACCCGGTGGATCCTTACTGGCTACAAAACAGCTGTTGAGGATTGCATTGTCCTCTGCATCTGCCCAGTGCACCAACGGCCAATCAAAGACAGCCACTGTGTCCCCGCCCCACGATCTCATCCAATCGAAGCCGCTCGTCTCGCCTGTGCTCGCTAAACCAGAGTGCCCCGCCCAGCCGTTACGGACTCCAAACCCATGCCCGCAGCTGGTGCAGTTGTCGCCCTCCAGACAAACCACAGCAGCCACACCTATCATCACCACCCCACCGCTGGCATCTCCTCAAAGGGCGTCACCTCCGTCTCCAGTGCTGCCCCTGGTGTCCACTAGCAGCATTCTCGCACCCCTGCAATCTCTTTTGACCTCACAGAGTCCAACACAAACGGCCGAGACGGCGAAAGAGCCGAAGGATAGAAAGGAAGAGCAGAAGGAGGGAGATGTACCAGAACAGACTCCTCAAGATCTGAAATGTCCAGCACCCCAAGAGAAAATCACCCAGGCTGTCACCGTAGATCAGCCGTCAAGTGAAACTTTGGAGAAG GTCTTGGACAAGATGACAGTCTGCACAGAGGATTCGAGGACTGACAGCCAGATGAAGACGTCACAGAAAAACGAAACCCTCTCGTCCTCAGTCACACCATGGCCAGCTGAGAAAGATGACCAGTGTGAAGAAACATCCATCCAGTCCGACAATCACTCAG CAATTTCCAGCCTGTCTTCTGACATGTCACCCATCCAGTCCTCCATTACTCAGCCGTTAGATATGTCCCCTGTGGACAACTGTTTTCCTCCAAAGTTTCATCCTGTGCTTGAGAGGCCACTGGTTCAGCCTCCCACCGTCAGTCAAATGAAGACCACAGAGGCTCAACAACCATCAGGAGCACCCAAACCTTTGGTTCTGACACACCTGGTGGAAGGATTTATCATACAGGAAGGACTGGAGCCATTCCCG GTGAGCAGGTCGTCTCTGATGGTGGGTCCCGCCCGGGAGCCGGGGGTAAATGGGGCGAGGGAAGCAGAACTCATCCCTTCCAGTTCAGAGCCTCCAGAGGACTCCACAGACTCAGATGACGTGGTTACAAACA ATGGTGTCGGACGGTCCCACAAGCTTGTTCTGCAGTGCCAGTTTTGCAAGAGGAAAGGCACCGCCCAAACATTCCCACGCTCCAAACGCTTCTGCTCCAAGTCCTGTGCCAAGAG GTTCAGTTACACCAAACGTTTCCGTGCGCTCAGGCGCTGTGTGAGTGAGGGGGGCCATCGATCTGAGCTCAATGGTGCCGAAGAAAATTTCCACCAG GCCAAACATGGGACCACAGAGCAGTGGAGAATCCTTCAACAGCCACCACATGAGGGGGAAGATGGGACGGCCGCTCCGATGAAAACCAGGCTCCGCAGACACACGGAACAGGAACGGGAGCGAGAGATTAGAGTCAGGCAAACGGTGGAGGAGACGAGAAGTGCCCCCACTTCACCCATAGATCCTGTGTCTCCCATTGATGTCTCCCCCTATCCCAAACCATCTCAGTGGTCGGTGGATCAAGTGTCAAGCTTTATATCCAATTTACCAG
- the zgc:194621 gene encoding uncharacterized protein zgc:194621, whose amino-acid sequence MLNMPDTRLIKPKPVATKPKHVNKKASTTETTPAIRSRDVGHRKTRASSCPRCTHDTEYKPKATERSKKAIQPKPAETSTRTKPEKYAPRELPIAKTYSEIHSQKAFTVFAPNPKKRQDIQQKAEAELAALEDLRLSRAMGYISISPSTVGGCLTLEEVRAKQQQEMQVKKRQKQVKNVF is encoded by the exons ATGTTAAATATGCCGGACACGAGACTTATAAAGCCGAAACCTGTTGCAACGAAACCTAAGCATGTGAACAAGAAAGCAAGTACAACTGAAACCACACCTGCGATCAGAAGCAGAGATGTCGGTCACCGCAAAACTAGGGCATCAAGCTGCCCAAGATGCACCCATGACACTGAATACAAACCCAAAGCAACAGAGAGAAGCAAGAAAGCAATACAGCCGAAACCGGCCGAGACTTCAACGAGaacaaaacctgaaaaataTGCACCGAGGGAACTACCAATAGCGAAAACATATTCTGAAATCCACAG TCAAAAGgcatttacagtatttgcaCCAAACCCAAAGAAAAGACAAGATATTCAGCAAA AAGCAGAAGCAGAACTGGCAGCTCTGGAGGATCTGCGCTTGAGTCGGGCAATGGGTTACATTTCCATATCTCCTAGTACTGTGG GTGGCTGCTTAACTCTGGAGGAGGTCAgggcaaaacaacaacaagaaatGCAAGTcaagaaaagacaaaagcag GTTAAAAACGTATTTTAG